The following coding sequences lie in one Arachis stenosperma cultivar V10309 chromosome 5, arast.V10309.gnm1.PFL2, whole genome shotgun sequence genomic window:
- the LOC130982076 gene encoding hypersensitive-induced response protein 4 — MGNTFCFFCGCIQQSNVGVVEKWGRFSRLAQPGFHFFNPLAGECLAGLLSTRICSLDVRVETKTKDNVFVQLLCSIQYRVVKENADDAFYELQNPQEQIQAYVFDVTRAIVPRMNLDELFEQKDHVAKAVLEELAKVMGDYGYSIEHILMVDIIPDPSVRKAMNEINAAQRMQLASVYKGEAEKVLQVKKAEAEAESKYLGGVGVARQRQAITDGLRENILNFSHKVEGASPKEVMDLIMITQYFDTIKDLGNSSKNTTVFIPHGPGHVRDIGDQIRNGLMEASSAQVNLD, encoded by the exons ATGGGGAACACCTTCTGCTTCTTCTGCGGATGCATCCAGCAGTCCAACGTCGGCGTGGTCGAGAAGTGGGGCCGCTTCAGCCGCCTCGCCCAACCTGGCTTCCACTTCTTCAACCCTCTCGCCGGTGAGTGCCTCGCCGGCCTCCTCTCCACCAGGATCTGCTCCCTTGACGTCCGCGTCGAGACCAAGACCAAG GACAACGTGTTTGTGCAGCTGCTGTGCTCGATTCAGTACCGAGTTGTGAAGGAGAACGCTGATGATGCTTTTTACGAGCTTCAGAACCCTCAAGAACAGATCCAGGCTTATGTCTTTGATGTCACTCGCGCTATTGTTCCCCGAATGAACTTGGATGAACTCTTTGAGCAGAAGGATCATGTTGCCAAAGCTGTTCTCGAAGAGCTTGCTAAG GTGATGGGAGACTATGGATATAGCATAGAGCACATACTCATGGTTGATATTATACCTGATCCTTCTGTGCGTAAGGCCATGAATGAGATCAATGCAG CTCAAAGGATGCAACTAGCTAGTGTGTACAAGGGAGAAGCTGAGAAGGTGCTTCAGGTTAAGAAAGCCGAGGCAGAGGCCGAATCCAAGTACTTGGGAGGTGTTGGTGTGGCCAGGCAGAGGCAAGCTATCACAGATGGCTTGAGAGAGAACATTTTGAATTTCTCCCACAAGGTGGAAGGTGCCTCTCCCAAGGAGGTCATGGATCTTATTATGATCACTCAGTACTTTGACACCATCAAAGACCTTGGCAACTCCTCTAAGAACACCACAGTTTTCATACCCCATGGCCCTGGCCATGTTAGGGATATTGGTGATCAGATACGCAATGGACTCATGGAAGCTTCCAGTGCTCAAGTAAATCTCGACTGA